The Candidatus Limnocylindrales bacterium genome has a segment encoding these proteins:
- a CDS encoding glycosyltransferase family 4 protein has translation MSEKFRILQITTGTTWSGGQEQVYQLSKGLAEKGHEVTVICPPGSSLGDKLEKIHIPVERIPMRKEWDFLAVPQIIRVLVQRKVDLINAHRPTAHMLAWIATFFRKTRAFIVTRRVALPIKNPLSAKFKYRFRVSKIIAVSQSVKQVLIDSGIPSTQIEVIYSGTDLARFNPAQVDGTSFRKNLGLDLSQPLIGAIGNHSSHNFRGYSYFLEAAARILQVAPRARFILIGRGTNSQELLALSKKLHLDPHLSFLGFREDIPEALAALDILVNPALTEGFSGVIREAMAMRKPVVATRVGGNRELIQDGINGFLVPPADAHSLAEKILYLLNHKDLALNMGNQGHALVEEKFSIQKMVENTERLYEQVLQNTDNPSNACSLL, from the coding sequence TTGTCAGAAAAATTTCGGATTCTCCAAATTACAACGGGAACTACCTGGAGTGGCGGGCAAGAACAGGTTTATCAGCTCAGTAAAGGGCTTGCTGAAAAGGGTCATGAGGTTACTGTGATATGTCCACCGGGAAGTAGTTTGGGCGACAAACTGGAAAAAATCCATATACCTGTGGAGCGTATCCCGATGCGTAAGGAATGGGACTTTCTAGCTGTCCCTCAAATTATCCGGGTACTGGTTCAGCGAAAAGTGGATCTGATTAATGCCCATAGACCGACGGCGCATATGCTGGCCTGGATTGCGACCTTTTTCCGGAAGACTCGGGCCTTCATCGTAACACGCCGTGTTGCACTTCCCATAAAAAATCCCCTCTCTGCAAAATTTAAATACCGTTTTAGAGTATCAAAAATCATTGCGGTTTCGCAAAGTGTTAAACAGGTTTTAATAGACTCCGGAATCCCTTCCACCCAGATTGAAGTCATCTACAGTGGTACGGATCTGGCGCGATTTAATCCGGCTCAGGTGGACGGAACTTCCTTCAGGAAAAACCTTGGACTGGATCTTTCCCAACCCTTGATAGGGGCCATTGGAAATCACTCTTCCCACAACTTTAGAGGTTACTCCTATTTTTTAGAGGCTGCAGCCAGGATCCTTCAGGTTGCTCCCCGGGCACGATTTATCTTGATCGGACGGGGAACGAATTCCCAAGAACTTCTTGCTTTAAGCAAAAAGCTTCATTTAGATCCTCATCTCTCCTTTCTTGGATTTCGAGAGGATATTCCAGAAGCACTGGCCGCCCTAGATATTTTAGTAAATCCTGCTCTTACAGAGGGATTCTCCGGGGTCATTCGAGAGGCAATGGCCATGAGAAAACCTGTGGTAGCTACCCGGGTAGGTGGGAACCGGGAGCTGATCCAGGACGGAATCAACGGATTTTTAGTACCCCCTGCCGATGCCCATAGCCTGGCCGAGAAAATACTTTATCTTCTGAATCACAAAGACCTTGCATTGAACATGGGAAATCAGGGTCATGCACTGGTTGAAGAAAAATTCTCTATCCAGAAGATGGTGGAAAATACAGAGCGGCTATACGAACAGGTCCTTCAGAATACAGATAACCCTTCAAATGCCTGTTCCCTATTATGA
- a CDS encoding polysaccharide deacetylase family protein, whose amino-acid sequence MISPSTAVLLYHHVDPHDAIKPEVFDWQMKYLQQHGYSVVSLGELVQGMKGERDLPKKSVVITFDDGFLNTWVYAYPILKKYQFKATLFMITGLAGNPSTPPRFNLEDVLKRRCQEKDLYRRGHIFHPSLSERAQDPDRELPDFLTWKELRIMEASGIIDVQSHSRWHSSVYRSEKIVEFHIPAFVNRKWPIEGDCRLGTPMYQRGSAMATRKYLGDPLLAETLIQYVNRHGGEDFFKGKRKADIDKALMEVVRAYKACHKVEDRYEDEFSWQERVKAELLESKRDIEKHLDKTCRYLAWPWGEYNAAALAIAREVGYEAAVTTERGANVPGGDVMRIKRFKIWKPGRLAFVLGLLIHTHATFARIYARLYGWL is encoded by the coding sequence ATGATCTCACCTTCCACGGCAGTTCTTTTATACCATCATGTAGATCCCCACGATGCCATTAAACCGGAAGTGTTTGATTGGCAGATGAAGTATCTTCAACAGCATGGCTATTCGGTTGTTTCCCTCGGTGAATTGGTACAGGGGATGAAAGGGGAGCGGGATCTTCCTAAAAAATCCGTTGTAATTACCTTCGATGACGGTTTTTTAAATACCTGGGTGTACGCCTATCCGATTTTAAAAAAGTATCAGTTTAAAGCCACCCTCTTTATGATCACGGGTCTTGCAGGAAATCCCTCGACTCCGCCCCGTTTTAACCTGGAGGACGTTTTGAAGCGAAGGTGTCAGGAAAAAGATCTGTACCGGCGAGGTCATATTTTCCATCCTTCCCTTTCAGAGAGAGCACAGGATCCAGATCGTGAACTTCCGGATTTTCTAACCTGGAAAGAATTAAGGATCATGGAAGCCAGCGGAATTATCGATGTTCAATCCCACAGTCGCTGGCACAGTTCGGTCTATCGAAGCGAAAAAATTGTAGAATTTCATATCCCTGCCTTTGTAAATAGAAAATGGCCCATAGAAGGGGATTGCCGATTGGGGACCCCCATGTATCAACGCGGTTCGGCAATGGCTACGCGGAAGTATCTGGGTGATCCGCTCCTGGCCGAAACTCTGATCCAGTATGTTAACCGGCACGGGGGTGAAGATTTCTTTAAAGGCAAAAGAAAAGCCGACATCGATAAAGCCCTGATGGAAGTCGTCCGGGCCTACAAAGCCTGCCACAAAGTAGAAGATCGTTATGAGGATGAATTTTCCTGGCAGGAGCGGGTGAAAGCAGAACTCTTAGAGTCGAAACGAGATATTGAAAAGCACCTGGACAAAACCTGTCGTTATTTAGCCTGGCCCTGGGGGGAATATAACGCGGCAGCCCTTGCAATAGCCCGGGAAGTAGGCTACGAAGCGGCAGTTACCACAGAACGAGGGGCTAACGTCCCCGGAGGGGATGTGATGCGAATTAAACGGTTTAAAATCTGGAAACCCGGCCGGCTGGCCTTCGTTTTAGGGCTCCTTATCCATACCCATGCAACCTTTGCCCGAATCTATGCCCGACTCTATGGCTGGCTATAA
- a CDS encoding Swt1 family HEPN domain-containing protein yields the protein MERDFANPFSDYGNIVYGERFINRPDAIRAVENRVIRPTEPGNLALIGDYRIGKSSLVYHSIMTRKSDLLEKKRIPIWINLATFDQAPIFFRSLVTNSYDEIEGLGWLTDTVKRAAEGALKDEVSWSEGYGRIQRYFEKVRQAGIRILFILDEFDHARHLFRGDISSFQGLRELSYRPEWRVTLITTSRRSLQSIEFQTKAISTLEGVFQNYYLGMFDDEAFEAYLARLSSIGISITPQIREGFLYYCGGHPYLLDMVGYEVVELFRETNVVDVSQAVKRVEQSFIHHYEHMLDVLREDKSLSKILQILFGPVIEARPTDAEELQRYGLVKLTEQGNYVAFSEHFQTYLKMIGRQVDLWPLWKKTEVALRRLITEKMREQYGEQWVDKLCKARPNLKPIFERCTEVQQREEKSFGSRASRNLIEFTYPRDLFDIIFAEWAIFRDIFGKDKNYWDQRAQLLSKIRTPLAHNRDQSLYDYERQTAEGYCKEILATLEQE from the coding sequence ATGGAGCGTGATTTTGCTAATCCTTTCAGTGATTACGGAAACATTGTATATGGAGAGCGCTTTATAAACCGCCCTGATGCCATTCGTGCCGTTGAAAATCGAGTCATCCGACCAACAGAGCCAGGAAATCTGGCACTTATTGGTGATTATCGAATTGGAAAGAGTAGTCTGGTTTATCATTCCATAATGACACGCAAAAGTGACTTGCTGGAGAAAAAACGCATTCCGATTTGGATCAATCTGGCGACCTTTGATCAAGCGCCGATATTTTTCCGCTCGCTTGTCACAAACAGTTATGATGAGATAGAAGGTCTGGGATGGTTGACTGATACAGTAAAGAGAGCGGCAGAAGGCGCCCTAAAAGATGAGGTCTCGTGGAGTGAAGGTTACGGACGTATACAGCGATATTTTGAGAAAGTTCGCCAAGCCGGAATACGCATTCTTTTTATTCTGGACGAGTTTGATCATGCACGTCATCTTTTTCGGGGAGATATTTCAAGTTTTCAAGGGCTTCGCGAATTGTCATATCGCCCGGAATGGCGGGTGACTTTAATAACAACATCTCGCAGATCTCTGCAGAGTATTGAATTCCAGACAAAGGCTATTTCAACGTTAGAAGGTGTTTTCCAGAACTATTATCTTGGTATGTTTGATGATGAGGCATTTGAGGCGTATCTTGCACGTTTATCATCAATTGGTATCAGCATAACACCGCAAATTAGAGAAGGCTTTCTGTATTATTGCGGCGGTCATCCTTATCTTCTCGATATGGTGGGATACGAGGTGGTGGAACTATTTCGGGAAACTAATGTAGTTGATGTAAGCCAAGCGGTTAAGCGAGTCGAACAATCTTTTATTCATCATTATGAACACATGCTTGACGTACTTCGTGAGGATAAAAGCCTAAGTAAGATTCTGCAAATTCTATTCGGCCCTGTTATTGAGGCCCGACCAACCGATGCGGAAGAACTACAAAGATATGGCCTCGTCAAACTCACTGAACAAGGGAATTATGTGGCATTTTCAGAACATTTTCAGACCTATTTGAAAATGATTGGGCGCCAGGTTGATTTATGGCCTTTATGGAAGAAAACTGAGGTGGCTTTGCGACGGCTGATTACAGAAAAGATGAGAGAACAGTATGGTGAGCAGTGGGTTGATAAGTTGTGTAAGGCGAGACCAAATTTGAAGCCGATTTTTGAGAGGTGTACAGAAGTACAACAGAGAGAGGAAAAGTCTTTTGGAAGCAGAGCATCTCGAAATTTGATCGAGTTCACTTATCCGCGAGACCTGTTCGACATTATCTTTGCTGAATGGGCAATTTTCAGAGATATTTTTGGCAAAGACAAGAACTACTGGGATCAACGTGCCCAATTATTATCAAAAATAAGAACTCCTTTGGCTCACAATCGAGATCAATCGCTTTACGATTATGAACGACAGACCGCTGAGGGGTACTGTAAAGAGATACTTGCAACTTTGGAGCAGGAGTGA
- a CDS encoding tetratricopeptide repeat protein translates to MLSQIIQRQISIGSTVIFSLKDGREISGVLIEIGRDHVTLDSAGELVTILTEVISTWRVLKGAESESPQQTLRLKPAPVRISTEPVDQEAIKKLLEIEARFQARQQVSSVQIKAPDFVFPANEIKGKHNAGALTVWNRVKDKYQYAEKINELSAKFGRIQPLVHELASLSEQFPHSASIKRHLAYFHHLLGNYQESLNLYKTAASISDNAWDWYNLATKALTSGQDGLACYGFGRFFQIIPNVEVLHAWYVYIGLIKKFSNYPTIRDIAQRRSTSVSEKEIELLLETGIYLLLASGNKPFATDIVQRWIKGGAPQDLIPDAFVRLQGQPDETYQKVISEFVEAKTTQSAKAVPDNPQGFIYSYKPERSFGFLKDNDGETYFFHITAVSDDDLLEQLRDFSVGKRISVTFEPSQGPKGPIAIRVTLHRTLDQMFARATEYASDGDYSKAIALVKRVLEANSNYPSAQEAYDKWREYARVIGVPRGSNPYARAKRVQLVEKDLERAVQLLRDAIKQGDNVESAVKDLAALLVQLGRSDEAVRVLERNRSRISNQQSVDNMLINFYQSAGQHDKAISLLQRKLEQATTETKKAQILWQIAIGYLRKEDYALAEQTFRQVLRSQPDNRTAQRNIALCLFKQGRYKEAEQILNRILKTAPDAQAVELLEAIKQAQAGQMLPINEIIVETALSDVSREISGFARFFLERCDYQGVRADHIQSRNFDRNDIFTLEQLATRSRTIRPRERAGYYLSAAKIASLLEDEDPNQFYKYLCRSFASSGDAIVVENRPLDAAREFYCESLSAYDGDRSQGIEQDAVNALVRFLFSTMGPAQIPIKPSIPSIDETLEYVLTHHPDRNKVFEAIAYLVFRSRYAASRLLNRLYDKSSLQAMALEYLRASGISVGPVKKLDDFVKLWNELVRKKLDEQRSLLNELRALAQVELTAASLEHGIERVKAIAENLFFDLDRQRAIQIQKVLETALDLCVQTVFEEKERLCIQIENRCQDLLREIEASSTKISVEEMYPLVKSIQEKTKVYLEQLYETSTPQLTLRLPIETCTPDNDRSIEVQVVVSNRTGCSPAEALELVVQEYEDTFSVRLDGSLRGGEQRILRVPIQLSEEALSAQAFSLPIHARYRTRSGEIQQTPAANFSIRLSSEQDFEEIENPYAPYAEGGIVGEPTMFYGRDDLIANVAKALETSRSQSKCVVIYGQKRAGKSSILYHLKKRLETKDDLLVLNIGNIGAILDEHSKVPFLYQILWTILKALRDAIEDKVSQGKNPPGISFPADLEFYQHPSPLVLFRDIFESFRRATTNLPDWQGMRVILLIDEFSYIYGYIMNEFIPESFMKNWKALLQDNFFNAVLVGQDVMPKFKQRFPNEFGTTQDERVTYLRREDAMRLIDEPIRIGGRFGESRYRERAIERILELTAGSPFYIQILCNRLVEYMNRKRASLVTEADVEQVKDELIRGVNALGKDKFDNLINSGDTSPDAISDKDVLKVLTSIAENSRTGPCGRSNIACETKTPADEILEDLVRRDVIERERGQYYSIRVGLFREWLLAHR, encoded by the coding sequence ATGCTTTCACAAATAATTCAACGCCAAATTTCAATAGGTAGCACAGTAATCTTTAGTCTCAAAGACGGTCGTGAGATAAGCGGAGTCCTAATAGAGATCGGACGCGATCATGTCACTTTAGATAGTGCCGGAGAGTTGGTAACTATTTTGACGGAAGTGATAAGCACCTGGCGTGTTCTCAAGGGCGCTGAATCTGAATCCCCTCAACAAACTTTAAGGTTAAAGCCAGCGCCTGTGCGCATATCTACAGAGCCTGTTGATCAAGAAGCCATCAAGAAACTATTAGAAATCGAAGCGCGTTTTCAGGCTCGACAACAGGTTTCTTCCGTACAAATAAAAGCACCAGATTTTGTCTTCCCAGCGAATGAAATTAAAGGCAAGCACAATGCTGGCGCACTGACAGTTTGGAACCGAGTCAAGGATAAATATCAGTACGCAGAGAAAATCAATGAACTAAGTGCAAAGTTCGGAAGAATCCAACCCTTAGTACATGAACTCGCTTCCCTTTCAGAGCAATTTCCGCATTCTGCTTCGATAAAGCGGCATTTGGCCTATTTTCATCATCTTTTAGGAAACTATCAAGAGTCCTTGAATTTATATAAGACTGCTGCATCTATCTCCGATAATGCTTGGGACTGGTATAACTTGGCAACAAAGGCTTTAACAAGTGGACAAGATGGTCTGGCTTGTTACGGTTTTGGGCGTTTCTTCCAAATAATTCCTAACGTAGAGGTATTACACGCCTGGTATGTCTACATTGGCTTGATCAAGAAGTTCTCTAACTACCCAACTATTAGAGATATAGCCCAGAGAAGATCTACGAGTGTTTCAGAGAAAGAAATCGAGCTATTATTGGAAACAGGTATTTACCTGCTTCTTGCCAGTGGAAACAAGCCTTTTGCCACAGATATCGTCCAACGCTGGATAAAAGGGGGAGCGCCTCAAGATTTGATACCGGATGCTTTTGTACGTCTCCAAGGGCAGCCGGACGAAACATATCAAAAGGTGATTTCAGAGTTCGTTGAAGCAAAAACCACCCAATCTGCAAAAGCAGTTCCGGACAACCCGCAAGGCTTCATTTACTCTTACAAGCCAGAGCGCAGTTTCGGCTTCTTGAAAGATAACGATGGCGAAACTTACTTTTTCCATATCACTGCAGTATCCGACGATGACCTACTTGAACAACTTCGCGATTTCTCAGTTGGCAAACGGATATCGGTAACTTTTGAACCCAGCCAGGGGCCGAAGGGTCCCATCGCTATTAGGGTTACACTCCATCGCACTCTCGACCAGATGTTTGCAAGGGCTACTGAGTATGCCAGTGATGGTGATTACTCTAAAGCAATTGCCCTTGTAAAAAGAGTTTTGGAGGCCAATTCAAACTATCCATCGGCACAAGAGGCATACGACAAGTGGCGTGAGTATGCCAGAGTTATCGGTGTCCCTAGAGGGTCAAATCCCTATGCGCGGGCTAAACGTGTGCAGTTGGTCGAGAAAGACCTAGAACGAGCAGTTCAGTTGCTTCGTGATGCTATCAAGCAAGGGGATAATGTCGAAAGTGCCGTCAAAGACTTGGCCGCGTTGCTGGTTCAACTTGGACGCTCAGACGAGGCTGTTCGGGTTTTGGAAAGGAACCGAAGTCGGATTTCTAACCAGCAATCTGTAGATAATATGCTGATTAATTTCTATCAGAGCGCTGGTCAGCATGATAAAGCCATTTCATTACTACAGAGGAAACTTGAGCAAGCCACTACAGAAACCAAGAAGGCGCAAATCTTATGGCAGATTGCCATTGGATATCTCAGGAAAGAAGATTATGCTTTGGCCGAACAGACTTTCCGCCAAGTGCTACGTTCACAGCCTGATAATCGTACAGCGCAGAGGAATATTGCGCTTTGTCTCTTCAAACAAGGCCGCTACAAAGAAGCAGAACAAATCCTGAATCGCATTCTGAAAACTGCGCCTGACGCGCAGGCTGTAGAATTGTTGGAAGCGATCAAACAAGCTCAAGCGGGGCAGATGCTTCCGATTAACGAGATCATTGTAGAGACAGCACTATCGGACGTATCTAGAGAGATTAGTGGCTTCGCTAGGTTTTTCTTAGAGCGTTGTGATTATCAGGGAGTGCGAGCGGATCACATTCAAAGCCGGAATTTTGATCGCAATGATATTTTCACACTGGAGCAATTAGCAACACGTTCTCGAACTATTCGCCCGCGGGAGCGCGCTGGTTACTATTTATCTGCGGCAAAAATAGCTTCCTTGCTGGAAGATGAAGATCCCAATCAGTTCTACAAGTACCTTTGTCGTAGCTTCGCTTCTTCTGGTGATGCAATTGTTGTTGAAAATAGACCGTTAGACGCAGCACGGGAGTTTTACTGCGAGTCGTTAAGTGCATACGATGGAGATCGGAGCCAAGGGATTGAACAAGATGCAGTTAATGCTCTGGTAAGATTTCTGTTTTCGACTATGGGACCAGCGCAAATTCCCATCAAGCCCAGCATACCTTCCATTGATGAAACACTCGAATATGTGCTAACTCATCACCCAGATCGAAACAAAGTCTTTGAGGCGATTGCTTATCTTGTTTTCCGCAGCCGGTATGCGGCTAGTCGCTTGCTTAACCGCCTTTATGACAAATCGTCACTACAGGCAATGGCGCTAGAGTATTTAAGGGCATCAGGTATAAGCGTTGGGCCCGTCAAAAAATTAGATGATTTTGTCAAATTATGGAACGAATTGGTGAGGAAAAAACTGGATGAACAACGTTCCTTGCTCAATGAGCTTCGCGCGTTGGCTCAGGTTGAACTGACCGCCGCTTCCCTTGAACACGGTATAGAAAGGGTCAAGGCGATTGCTGAAAATCTCTTTTTTGACCTAGATCGACAGAGGGCTATACAAATACAGAAAGTACTGGAAACCGCTCTAGACCTATGTGTTCAAACAGTCTTTGAAGAAAAGGAACGACTTTGCATTCAAATTGAGAACAGATGCCAGGACTTGCTGAGAGAGATTGAAGCAAGTTCAACAAAGATTTCGGTAGAGGAGATGTATCCGCTTGTCAAGAGTATCCAAGAGAAGACAAAAGTTTACCTGGAACAGCTCTATGAAACTTCAACGCCTCAATTGACCTTACGCTTGCCTATTGAAACCTGTACACCTGACAATGACCGTTCTATAGAAGTCCAGGTCGTAGTTAGTAATCGAACAGGATGCAGTCCTGCGGAGGCGTTAGAGTTAGTTGTGCAAGAGTATGAGGATACGTTTTCTGTCAGATTGGATGGGTCTTTGCGAGGTGGCGAGCAGCGCATCTTGAGGGTCCCTATTCAACTGAGTGAAGAGGCCCTCTCTGCCCAAGCTTTTTCACTTCCTATACATGCTCGTTACCGCACGCGGTCTGGAGAAATTCAACAGACGCCTGCTGCCAATTTCTCAATTCGGTTAAGTTCAGAACAGGATTTTGAGGAAATTGAAAACCCATACGCTCCTTATGCCGAAGGTGGCATTGTCGGCGAGCCAACGATGTTCTATGGGCGCGATGACCTGATTGCAAATGTGGCCAAAGCGCTTGAAACATCGCGAAGCCAAAGTAAGTGTGTAGTGATTTATGGGCAAAAGCGCGCTGGCAAGTCATCTATTCTGTATCATCTAAAAAAGAGACTGGAGACAAAAGATGATTTGCTTGTTCTTAATATAGGCAATATCGGAGCGATTCTAGATGAACACTCAAAAGTTCCTTTCCTCTATCAGATTCTTTGGACAATCCTGAAGGCGCTGCGAGATGCTATTGAGGATAAAGTTTCACAAGGCAAAAATCCGCCAGGGATTTCATTCCCTGCAGATTTGGAATTTTATCAGCACCCAAGCCCATTAGTACTTTTCAGAGATATTTTTGAAAGTTTTCGCCGGGCTACTACCAATTTACCTGACTGGCAAGGGATGCGAGTTATTCTGTTGATAGACGAGTTCTCATACATTTATGGGTATATTATGAATGAGTTCATCCCAGAATCATTTATGAAGAACTGGAAAGCCTTATTACAAGATAACTTTTTCAACGCGGTGCTCGTTGGACAGGATGTGATGCCCAAGTTCAAGCAACGTTTTCCAAACGAATTTGGGACAACGCAAGATGAAAGGGTGACTTATCTCAGGAGAGAAGATGCTATGCGATTGATTGATGAGCCGATTCGTATCGGTGGACGTTTCGGGGAAAGCCGTTATCGGGAACGCGCCATTGAGCGTATTCTGGAGCTTACAGCGGGAAGTCCTTTCTACATCCAGATTTTGTGTAATAGATTGGTTGAGTATATGAATCGCAAACGTGCCAGTCTTGTTACAGAGGCTGATGTGGAACAGGTGAAAGACGAGCTCATTCGCGGGGTGAATGCGCTAGGAAAAGACAAGTTTGACAACTTGATCAACTCTGGCGATACATCGCCGGATGCGATTAGCGATAAAGATGTGTTAAAAGTACTGACCTCGATTGCCGAAAATAGTCGCACCGGACCCTGCGGCCGAAGCAATATTGCTTGCGAGACGAAAACACCCGCTGATGAGATTCTCGAAGATCTTGTTAGGCGAGACGTTATCGAACGCGAACGAGGGCAATACTACTCTATTCGCGTTGGGCTATTCAGGGAATGGCTGCTCGCTCATCGGTGA
- a CDS encoding type II toxin-antitoxin system VapC family toxin, with amino-acid sequence MKLLLDTHTFLGFIGGDERLSPTARTLIEDLTNDVYLSVASLWEMAIKISLGRLQLAQSFKTFIPHQPSLNRIGLLDIMISHTAKVAALPFHHRDPFDRLLVAQAQIEQMSLVSSDAVFDAYEITRLW; translated from the coding sequence ATGAAACTGCTCCTCGATACGCACACTTTCTTGGGGTTTATCGGTGGAGATGAGCGTCTCAGTCCCACTGCGCGGACATTGATTGAAGATCTGACCAACGACGTTTATCTCAGCGTTGCCAGTCTGTGGGAAATGGCCATCAAGATCAGTCTTGGCCGGTTACAATTGGCACAATCTTTTAAGACGTTCATCCCGCACCAACCGAGTCTGAATCGTATCGGGCTACTTGATATTATGATTAGCCATACAGCGAAGGTGGCGGCCTTACCTTTCCATCATCGTGATCCCTTCGATCGTCTTCTGGTAGCACAGGCTCAAATCGAACAGATGTCCCTTGTAAGCAGTGATGCGGTATTTGATGCCTATGAAATTACGCGCTTGTGGTGA
- a CDS encoding phage integrase N-terminal SAM-like domain-containing protein — translation MDNKGLVGSGAGATKPKPLDQVRQVLHARHYSPQTEDVYVIWIKRFIFFHNKHHPAEMGEPEINAFLSVSPEGTSQRLSGT, via the coding sequence ATGGATAACAAGGGTCTGGTGGGAAGTGGTGCTGGCGCTACCAAGCCAAAGCCTCTGGATCAAGTCCGTCAGGTGCTTCACGCCCGTCATTACAGCCCACAAACTGAAGATGTCTATGTGATATGGATCAAGCGGTTCATCTTCTTTCACAACAAGCACCATCCAGCGGAGATGGGCGAGCCGGAAATCAATGCTTTTCTCTCAGTTAGCCCTGAAGGAACGAGTCAGCGCCTTTCTGGGACGTGA
- a CDS encoding mandelate racemase/muconate lactonizing enzyme family protein, with the protein MKITKVETIHCDAGWRPWSFVKIQTDEGLTGYGEFSNPRAPFAIAACVQDLTPLLLGRDPRPIEKLYWDMYRAMRQNPGGIAQQAIAGIDNALCDLKAKALGIPVYELFGGPTRDQVRLYWSHCGTYRAMYPQILGTPPLRSLEDIANLGREVVSRGFTALKTNIITPGDPPRVVWQGFGGGYGTTDQNITHTILRDIENLIGTLRQAVGEEVDICLDLNFNFKTEGNIRIAKAVEPFNLLWLEVDTYDPDALLQVKQSTTTRICSGENLYTLRGYRPFFDKHAMDIAMIDVPWNGFTQSKKIADLAETYEINIAPHNYYSHLSTLMSAHLCACVPNVRIMETDVDDVPWKDEIVTDPPVIQNGYLKIPQKPGWGTDLNEKEIARHPWPK; encoded by the coding sequence ATGAAAATAACCAAAGTTGAAACGATTCATTGCGATGCAGGTTGGCGACCGTGGTCGTTCGTGAAAATTCAAACAGATGAAGGTCTTACAGGGTATGGAGAGTTTAGTAATCCCAGGGCCCCGTTTGCCATAGCGGCCTGTGTTCAGGATCTTACACCCCTTTTGTTGGGTCGGGATCCAAGGCCCATTGAGAAACTATATTGGGATATGTACCGGGCTATGCGGCAGAATCCCGGCGGAATAGCTCAACAGGCAATTGCCGGAATCGACAACGCTTTATGCGATCTTAAAGCCAAAGCATTAGGGATTCCTGTTTATGAATTATTTGGTGGACCTACTCGAGACCAGGTCCGGTTGTATTGGTCCCACTGTGGGACTTATCGGGCCATGTACCCCCAGATCCTGGGGACCCCACCTTTACGTTCCCTGGAGGATATTGCAAACCTCGGACGGGAAGTTGTAAGTCGAGGGTTTACCGCGCTCAAAACCAACATTATAACCCCTGGAGATCCTCCCCGTGTCGTCTGGCAAGGATTCGGTGGTGGATATGGAACTACCGACCAAAATATTACGCATACCATCCTGCGGGACATTGAAAACTTAATCGGAACCCTTCGACAGGCGGTAGGTGAAGAGGTGGATATCTGCCTGGATTTGAACTTCAATTTTAAAACGGAAGGAAATATACGTATTGCGAAAGCCGTAGAACCTTTTAACCTTTTATGGTTGGAAGTGGATACTTATGATCCCGACGCCCTCCTTCAGGTCAAACAATCCACGACCACCCGTATCTGTTCAGGCGAAAATCTTTACACATTACGAGGCTACCGGCCCTTTTTCGATAAACATGCCATGGATATTGCCATGATCGATGTGCCCTGGAATGGATTTACCCAGTCAAAGAAGATAGCGGACCTGGCCGAGACCTATGAAATCAATATTGCACCCCATAACTACTACAGCCACCTTTCCACCTTGATGAGTGCGCATCTCTGTGCCTGTGTCCCTAACGTGCGCATCATGGAAACAGATGTCGATGATGTTCCCTGGAAAGATGAGATCGTCACAGACCCTCCAGTGATCCAGAATGGCTATCTTAAAATCCCCCAGAAACCCGGATGGGGAACGGATCTTAATGAGAAGGAAATAGCCCGGCATCCCTGGCCAAAATAA